Proteins co-encoded in one Afipia sp. P52-10 genomic window:
- a CDS encoding ArdC family protein, with product MSRHAPRARSDSDRTSLYDEITEKILAELEAGRLPWVQPWGTAAAKAPLAMPKNAATSRAYSGINVLILWGAVIERGFPCQSWLTFRQALSLGGNVRKGERGTTVVYADRFVPDDEKQRARETGEEAQAIPFLKRFTVFNLAQCEGLPDDLAIVAPPPEPGLIGPKVEALIKASGIDFRIGGNRAFYVPAHDYVMVPPPQAFFEPINWHRTALHECSHASGAPHRLNRDLSGSFGTKKYAFEEMIAEISAAFCCAALGIVPTVRHADYIGSWAEVLREDNRAIVRAASQASKAADWLLKFVPEDGRPAQVSADADEREAA from the coding sequence ATGTCCAGACATGCTCCTCGCGCCCGTTCCGACTCCGACCGGACGAGCCTCTATGACGAAATCACCGAAAAGATCCTCGCCGAGCTGGAGGCCGGCCGGCTACCCTGGGTCCAGCCCTGGGGCACGGCGGCGGCGAAGGCGCCGCTCGCCATGCCGAAGAACGCCGCCACGAGCCGAGCTTATTCCGGCATCAATGTCCTGATCCTCTGGGGCGCTGTGATTGAGCGTGGCTTCCCGTGCCAGAGCTGGCTAACTTTCCGTCAAGCCCTCTCACTCGGTGGAAATGTGCGCAAGGGCGAACGTGGAACCACCGTCGTCTATGCCGATCGCTTCGTCCCCGACGATGAGAAGCAGCGTGCCCGCGAAACCGGGGAGGAAGCCCAGGCGATCCCGTTCCTGAAGCGCTTTACGGTTTTCAACCTGGCGCAATGCGAGGGCCTGCCCGACGACCTCGCCATTGTCGCACCGCCGCCCGAACCCGGCCTGATCGGGCCGAAGGTGGAGGCGCTGATCAAGGCGAGCGGGATCGATTTCCGTATCGGAGGCAACCGTGCTTTCTATGTGCCGGCGCACGATTATGTGATGGTCCCGCCGCCCCAGGCCTTCTTCGAGCCCATCAACTGGCATCGGACGGCCCTGCACGAATGCTCCCATGCCAGCGGGGCGCCGCATCGCCTGAATCGCGACCTTTCCGGTTCCTTTGGCACGAAGAAATACGCCTTCGAGGAGATGATAGCCGAGATTTCAGCGGCATTTTGCTGTGCTGCGCTCGGCATCGTGCCGACCGTGCGCCACGCCGACTACATCGGCTCCTGGGCCGAAGTCCTGCGCGAGGACAATCGCGCCATCGTCCGTGCGGCGTCGCAGGCCAGCAAGGCGGCCGACTGGCTGCTAAAGTTTGTGCCCGAAGATGGGCGCCCTGCTCAAGTGTCCGCCGACGCCGACGAGCGGGAGGCAGCCTGA
- a CDS encoding SIR2 family protein, which yields MHGSNVNDLVPPPVDRGSSVESLAVASRLDLPSFLRLFQLRGSQIMWFLGAGASRSAGIKTAGDMIWDFKQRLYRSQKKLSPSAITDIGEVVVQRKLQAHFDTIGKLPPAGSETEYSAYFEATYPSAKDRRAYLDELLSRGKPSFGHLALALLMREKLCRIVWTTNFDRTVEDAAAQVLGSTGCLVAADLGEPEKFRRAYDEGRWPVYGKLHGDYHSDALKNTDAELRAQDVEMRRNLIDACRRQGLAVVGYSGRDASIIEALTEALDEGRGFPGGLFWFKRSQDEPYPAVDALLQRARALGVEAHFVETESFDEFFSDLVRYLPQTADKVQALAGATRPRLAKSTPRTSTGNTPAIRTNALPLVSQPALCRLVDCQIGGYQDIQDAISAAGVDIDAHRIRDGVLAFGRDTDVRKTFEPFAIKVFDTHPLASRRLVKETGERAIVRDALFRALGKCPGVTLQRRGRRFFLVPDARQVQPSIFGTDRVKPVDRLAGTVSGTQIGWTEACGLRVDHRFDRLWLLLEPTIITDIPEETPEEHVELVREFVRERRARRHNRHANALLDGWITLIIGKGQSVRLRAFDIGDGVDAEFELLRTSGFSGVGRP from the coding sequence TTGCACGGATCCAACGTCAACGATCTCGTCCCCCCTCCCGTCGACCGGGGTAGCTCGGTCGAATCCTTGGCAGTTGCCTCAAGGTTGGATCTGCCCTCGTTCTTGCGGCTTTTCCAGTTGAGAGGCTCGCAGATCATGTGGTTCCTAGGCGCGGGCGCTTCGCGTTCGGCTGGCATTAAAACGGCCGGCGACATGATTTGGGACTTCAAGCAGCGACTCTACCGTTCGCAGAAAAAGCTGTCGCCATCCGCCATAACCGACATTGGGGAGGTGGTAGTCCAACGAAAGCTGCAAGCGCATTTCGATACGATCGGCAAGCTTCCACCGGCGGGGTCGGAGACAGAATACTCTGCCTATTTCGAGGCGACATATCCGTCCGCAAAAGACCGGCGGGCCTACCTGGACGAGTTGCTCAGCCGTGGTAAGCCTTCATTCGGTCATCTGGCTCTTGCCCTGCTGATGCGCGAGAAACTCTGCCGCATCGTCTGGACGACCAACTTTGATCGAACGGTCGAGGACGCAGCCGCTCAGGTTTTGGGAAGCACAGGGTGTCTGGTCGCGGCCGATCTCGGTGAGCCCGAGAAATTCCGACGCGCCTATGATGAGGGGCGTTGGCCAGTCTATGGCAAGCTGCATGGCGACTATCACTCCGACGCGCTGAAGAATACCGATGCCGAATTGCGTGCGCAGGACGTGGAGATGCGACGCAATCTGATCGATGCATGCCGTCGCCAAGGGCTCGCCGTGGTGGGTTACAGCGGGCGCGATGCCTCGATCATCGAGGCGCTGACCGAGGCCCTGGATGAGGGCCGTGGTTTCCCCGGTGGGCTGTTTTGGTTCAAGCGGAGCCAGGATGAGCCTTATCCTGCGGTTGATGCACTACTTCAACGCGCTCGGGCGCTGGGCGTCGAGGCGCATTTCGTCGAAACCGAATCGTTCGACGAATTTTTCTCCGATCTCGTGCGCTATTTGCCGCAGACAGCGGACAAGGTGCAGGCCCTGGCAGGTGCGACACGTCCACGACTTGCGAAATCGACACCGCGCACGAGTACGGGAAACACACCTGCCATCCGAACCAACGCGCTTCCACTGGTCTCTCAGCCAGCCTTGTGCCGCCTCGTGGATTGCCAGATCGGCGGCTATCAGGACATTCAGGACGCGATTAGTGCTGCGGGCGTAGATATCGATGCACATAGAATACGTGATGGGGTGCTCGCCTTCGGACGCGACACCGATGTTCGAAAGACCTTCGAACCGTTCGCGATCAAGGTGTTCGATACCCACCCGCTGGCGTCCCGGCGTCTCGTCAAGGAAACGGGAGAACGAGCGATCGTCCGCGACGCCTTGTTTCGCGCGCTCGGCAAGTGTCCTGGCGTGACTTTGCAGCGCAGGGGGCGGAGGTTCTTTCTCGTCCCAGATGCTCGGCAGGTGCAGCCTTCGATCTTCGGCACCGATCGTGTCAAACCCGTCGACCGGCTCGCCGGCACGGTTTCGGGCACGCAGATCGGGTGGACCGAAGCATGTGGATTGCGCGTCGACCATCGATTCGATCGCCTTTGGCTTCTCCTCGAACCGACGATCATAACCGATATTCCCGAGGAGACGCCGGAAGAACATGTAGAACTGGTTCGTGAGTTCGTTCGGGAGCGTCGCGCCCGGCGGCACAACCGTCACGCCAACGCCCTGCTCGACGGATGGATCACATTGATCATCGGCAAGGGCCAGAGCGTGAGGTTACGAGCCTTCGATATCGGCGACGGTGTCGATGCTGAATTCGAACTTCTGCGGACATCGGGGTTCAGCGGGGTGGGACGCCCATGA
- a CDS encoding Piwi domain-containing protein, with translation MNAEAKPYRLPGHIVLQEPRLRFGSKDQRDVDVHPMEGLLRFGPYSKDKLSAVSNPIRIGMIAPAGQTDRLVGQIRELEQVHQPRERKTYLPQYRGFESIFGVRLTRGGTGTSIELPADLSDRIAASPTPHIVLAEALTQALFALRNLRDAFDVVVILLTEEWKTGFRGPVGDDFDLHDYVKAYAASEGICVQFLRDVSALDYFCRCSVAWRLGIALYTKAGGVPWVLADADPGAAFIGIDYALRAGDGRDTRFAICCSQVFDAEGSGLEFVAYEADGVKMFGKNPFLRREQMLKVMTRSLAIYQRKHSGDPPKRIVVHKNTEFRDEEVEGVFDAFPNADNIELVHVQQSCGWRGILIQKPQQPHGYPCRRGTTFQLGPHEALLWTQGNLPEVAGGKDYYKEGKGTPEPLMLVRHAGLGPMDDLCRETLALTKMDWNNDGPYDRLPVTLNFAGTLATIVKRMPKLEPHSYPVRLFM, from the coding sequence ATGAACGCCGAGGCCAAGCCCTACCGCCTGCCGGGTCACATCGTTCTGCAAGAGCCGCGGCTGCGCTTCGGCTCGAAGGATCAGCGCGATGTCGATGTCCATCCCATGGAAGGCTTGTTACGCTTCGGCCCTTACAGCAAAGACAAACTTTCGGCCGTCTCCAACCCCATCCGGATCGGAATGATCGCGCCTGCTGGACAGACCGATCGTCTGGTGGGGCAGATCCGCGAATTGGAGCAGGTTCACCAACCCCGTGAACGCAAGACCTATCTGCCCCAGTATCGCGGCTTCGAGAGTATCTTTGGAGTTCGCCTCACTCGTGGGGGGACAGGCACCAGCATCGAGTTGCCGGCGGACCTTTCCGATCGCATAGCGGCCTCACCTACGCCGCATATCGTTCTTGCCGAGGCGCTGACCCAGGCGCTTTTCGCACTGCGTAACCTTCGCGACGCTTTCGATGTCGTCGTTATTTTGCTCACCGAGGAATGGAAGACCGGGTTTCGCGGGCCGGTCGGTGATGATTTCGATCTACACGATTATGTGAAGGCCTATGCGGCCTCCGAAGGAATCTGCGTGCAGTTTCTACGGGATGTAAGTGCGCTCGACTATTTCTGCCGATGCAGCGTCGCCTGGCGGCTGGGAATTGCGCTCTACACGAAGGCCGGTGGTGTGCCTTGGGTGCTCGCAGACGCCGATCCCGGCGCGGCGTTCATCGGCATCGACTACGCTCTGCGAGCTGGCGACGGACGGGATACACGGTTCGCCATTTGCTGTAGCCAAGTGTTCGATGCCGAGGGATCGGGACTGGAATTCGTCGCCTATGAAGCAGACGGGGTCAAGATGTTCGGGAAGAACCCATTTCTGCGCCGGGAACAGATGCTGAAGGTGATGACGCGTAGCCTTGCCATCTATCAGCGCAAGCATTCGGGTGATCCGCCGAAACGCATCGTGGTCCACAAGAATACCGAGTTCCGCGATGAGGAAGTCGAAGGCGTATTCGATGCCTTCCCCAACGCCGACAACATCGAGCTGGTTCACGTCCAGCAGAGCTGTGGGTGGCGGGGCATCCTGATCCAGAAGCCACAGCAACCGCATGGCTATCCGTGTCGGCGCGGCACGACATTTCAGCTCGGCCCGCACGAGGCTCTGCTGTGGACGCAGGGTAACCTTCCCGAAGTCGCGGGTGGTAAGGACTATTACAAGGAGGGGAAGGGAACGCCCGAGCCGTTGATGCTGGTTCGGCACGCTGGTTTGGGTCCGATGGACGATCTTTGTCGGGAGACGCTGGCGTTGACCAAAATGGACTGGAACAACGACGGACCGTATGATCGGCTACCGGTCACCCTAAATTTCGCCGGGACACTCGCCACGATCGTCAAGCGTATGCCGAAGCTGGAGCCACATTCCTATCCAGTTCGCCTTTTCATGTAG
- the drmC gene encoding DISARM system phospholipase D-like protein DrmC, protein MAPLLQAVSELVAMLSPSKIEAIASRLRGTAPSERDRGLHQMVGTPAARAALDSLISMWEQSALPGDVVAGILIGAAHARLRAQRDSSVELVWTGPTTPFVATRRTEQVLLDLIQRAKTELFIVSFVAYDVPSIIAAINSAIDRGVETRILVEASLTQGGSLLVDPVATMRGCVPSALLYAWTDRPHPFTNGRVHAKVAVADDSIAFLTSANLTGHALEKNMEAGIFVTGGHIPVSLRAHLHALVETKVIRPV, encoded by the coding sequence ATGGCACCGCTCCTGCAAGCGGTCTCAGAACTCGTGGCCATGCTTTCGCCGTCGAAGATCGAAGCGATTGCATCGCGACTCCGCGGGACCGCTCCATCAGAACGGGATCGCGGGCTGCATCAGATGGTCGGCACGCCGGCTGCACGCGCCGCTCTGGATTCTCTCATCAGCATGTGGGAGCAATCTGCCCTTCCCGGCGATGTCGTGGCTGGAATCTTGATTGGTGCCGCTCACGCCCGGCTGCGGGCGCAACGCGATAGCAGCGTCGAATTGGTTTGGACTGGCCCGACGACACCGTTCGTGGCTACCCGACGCACCGAGCAGGTGCTTTTGGATCTGATCCAGCGTGCGAAGACGGAACTCTTCATCGTCAGCTTCGTCGCCTATGACGTCCCGTCAATCATCGCCGCGATCAATTCGGCGATCGATCGGGGCGTCGAAACCCGAATTCTCGTGGAGGCTTCATTGACTCAGGGCGGCAGCTTGCTTGTCGATCCTGTGGCGACGATGAGAGGCTGCGTTCCCTCAGCTCTGCTGTACGCATGGACCGACCGGCCGCATCCATTCACCAACGGCCGGGTGCATGCAAAGGTAGCCGTGGCTGACGACAGCATCGCATTCCTGACGAGTGCGAACCTCACCGGCCACGCGCTCGAAAAGAACATGGAGGCTGGCATCTTCGTGACAGGCGGGCACATTCCAGTCAGCTTACGGGCGCATCTCCACGCACTGGTCGAAACGAAGGTCATTCGCCCGGTTTGA
- the drmB gene encoding DUF1998 domain-containing protein: MSKTPVGEVRPSQLLWTYGPGALIDLPNLSVVTMGIDRWERDRCQPIQEARLLANVRSALGPQVDSLRMPPIGERDIVDPFSAAALIGVPVKPFPRWLRCVKCGLLSPYDAGLFKLKENRYRPELTRFVHEGCRGSNNDQRARDADAVPARFLMACRAGHLDDFAWHWFVHGGPSDCRATLRFFESGASLQTENLWVKCDGCGASKNMAQAFGQAGRDNLPSCRGRHPHVDRFDDDCSEEPRAILLGATNSWFPVTLSVLAIPQTGSPLAQLVGDGWTFFEDVSSPDEVGFVVKTLKKTAQLPGIEQFTNDQIWAAIEAHRNGAADVGQSDLKGPEWDVLTAENPPTDYPHFMSKKVGVPPGFETTITRVLLLERLREVNALLGFTRVESPDEGTGDVAAPRAPLGRSAPDWVPATQVHGEGIFIRFNSDALKSWANKDAVKSLDARLRTGHRGWRHKRNLDPNEGYPGARYVMLHTLAHMLIRELALECGYNAASIRERIYAEVDGDEDQAGFLIYTAAADSDGTLGGLVELGKPENLGRLLHQALDRAHICASDPLCSEHDPSKDQSLHGAACHACSFVSETSCERGNRHLDRALVVPTLENPDAAFFGSS, translated from the coding sequence ATGAGCAAGACCCCCGTAGGCGAAGTCCGGCCCAGCCAGCTCTTGTGGACCTACGGTCCCGGTGCGCTGATAGACCTGCCCAACCTCTCTGTGGTCACCATGGGGATCGACCGTTGGGAAAGGGATAGATGCCAACCGATCCAGGAAGCTCGGCTGCTGGCGAACGTCCGAAGCGCGCTCGGTCCGCAAGTAGACTCCTTGCGTATGCCGCCGATCGGTGAACGCGACATCGTTGATCCATTCTCCGCCGCTGCACTGATCGGCGTTCCAGTGAAGCCTTTTCCGAGATGGCTGCGCTGCGTGAAATGCGGCTTGCTATCGCCGTATGACGCCGGCTTGTTCAAGCTGAAGGAAAACAGATATCGCCCGGAGCTGACCCGATTCGTCCATGAGGGTTGCCGCGGCTCGAACAATGATCAGCGAGCACGAGATGCCGACGCCGTTCCGGCCCGCTTTCTGATGGCTTGTCGCGCCGGGCATTTGGACGATTTTGCGTGGCATTGGTTCGTTCATGGCGGTCCGAGCGATTGTCGAGCAACGCTGAGATTCTTTGAGAGCGGCGCTTCGCTTCAGACCGAGAATCTGTGGGTCAAATGTGATGGCTGCGGCGCCTCGAAGAACATGGCCCAAGCCTTTGGACAGGCTGGTCGCGACAATCTCCCTAGCTGCCGGGGAAGGCATCCGCACGTCGATCGCTTCGACGATGATTGCTCCGAAGAGCCGCGCGCCATTCTGCTTGGCGCCACCAATAGCTGGTTCCCGGTGACCTTATCGGTCCTCGCCATCCCGCAAACCGGTAGCCCCTTGGCCCAACTCGTCGGAGACGGCTGGACTTTTTTTGAAGACGTCTCGTCTCCTGATGAGGTCGGTTTCGTCGTCAAGACGCTCAAGAAGACCGCACAGCTTCCCGGCATCGAGCAGTTCACGAACGATCAGATATGGGCTGCCATAGAAGCCCACCGGAATGGAGCGGCCGACGTCGGCCAAAGTGATCTCAAGGGTCCGGAATGGGATGTCCTCACCGCCGAGAATCCGCCGACCGACTATCCACATTTCATGAGCAAGAAGGTCGGAGTTCCACCGGGCTTCGAAACGACGATCACACGCGTGCTGCTCCTGGAACGGCTGCGCGAGGTGAATGCACTGCTGGGATTCACGCGTGTCGAATCTCCCGACGAAGGAACAGGGGACGTCGCCGCGCCACGTGCTCCGCTCGGGCGTTCGGCTCCCGATTGGGTGCCGGCAACCCAGGTCCATGGCGAGGGAATTTTCATTCGCTTCAACTCCGACGCCCTGAAATCATGGGCGAACAAGGATGCTGTCAAGTCGCTCGACGCCCGTTTGCGCACGGGGCATCGCGGGTGGCGCCATAAGCGAAATCTGGATCCGAATGAGGGCTATCCTGGCGCACGATATGTGATGCTCCACACGCTCGCGCACATGCTGATTAGGGAATTGGCCCTCGAGTGCGGTTACAATGCCGCCAGCATTCGCGAGCGAATTTACGCCGAAGTCGACGGCGACGAGGATCAAGCTGGCTTCCTCATCTACACCGCTGCCGCTGACTCTGACGGAACGCTCGGTGGACTGGTCGAATTGGGGAAGCCCGAGAACCTCGGGCGGTTGCTTCACCAAGCTCTGGATCGCGCGCATATCTGCGCGTCCGATCCTTTGTGCTCCGAGCACGACCCTAGCAAGGATCAGTCGCTGCATGGGGCGGCTTGTCACGCGTGTTCGTTCGTTTCGGAGACATCCTGCGAACGAGGCAATCGCCATCTGGATCGCGCCCTGGTGGTTCCCACGTTGGAAAATCCCGACGCTGCCTTCTTCGGGAGCTCGTGA
- the drmA gene encoding DISARM system helicase DrmA, whose product MADLTTTTEPSVSAWIVKRTSSAPRYSVRIGVGSTAHGAIEEGHWAVVLDDGGNVSEVGRILRIRSDLDGATIHFDHWHAIGPSVPLVDLGLTAPTGPAARLLWDDFLRVLPLLGVAKPGALPLIEDVVYVRDLLELAVRDDLLGPAGGPHELIKDMSVRDRYLVGKLAPRRPDEDEAPRVEPAAAADEIGDLEDERTAPIHEPGAEFASASGRVEPEDDALDEIDTTNNQSLVPSSMGLTFCVAPDVNSLAVEARWGRYERVPNDEHDVVKVRKNRETGKEEETKVKVWKRIPCGGVVSLPLTDGQIRPSTPDREQPDVRLQGTVRTNSKGERLVTLFLVNGQLEPEDNKDRAWLFQPEIAVTAPEGAQDKSVFRRRSSSEIIVDDPERDRLALIYRDRLEFAVGHGVSVHAATTPDDVAKAHHIRTEIIPRYEVAVTETPGLDPKDRPAMRRMVDQGWLDMSRLAEMESDELREALSCLIDDYALWIEEQRKRLETEITGFDDSGRDAIARCEETLRRLREGMGTLFSDDSALRAFRFANQSMALQRVRSLYALKRRRNEEVDVTTLDIPKNRSWRPFQLAFLLLSVPSLADPAHPDRTKPVEAFADLLWFPTGGGKTEAYLGVAAFAMAMRRLKNDLGELDASRGLAVIMRYTLRLLTLQQFQRATALLCAMEVIRRADEKIWGREPFSLGLWVGNRVTPGRTEDAHQAIEALRNGDRNRSGIASPAQLTSCPWCGSEISPGRDIEVDRIVGRTLIHCGDKLGRCDFSKARSNGQAHPGLPVKVVDEEIYHRPPTMMIATVDKFAMMAWRPEVRNLFGRVDQECERHGLLWPGHDCGTGHRARGAHPAAKVKPVRAIRPPDLIIQDEFHLISGPLGTMVGLYESAVDELSSWPLGETKVRPKVVASTATVRRAEDQVRNVFMRRISVFPPSGLDVEDNFFSVQRPIEEKPGRRYMGICAPGSSRPAVLIRTYTAFLTAAQALFDRFGPVADPYMTLVGYFNSLRELGGMKRLAEDDVQTRSFRVSMSLVDRPGLSQRRVDDVRELTSRVSSHDIPRYLDQLEVPFDGTFDPATGKWASSRNPGDPRPIDVVLATNMLSVGVDVNRLGVMVVNGQPKGTAEYIQATSRVGRTPPGLVATVLTWARPRDLSHYETFEHYHATFYQHVEAQSVTPFSPRALDRGLTGAMLSIMRHSYDPFAPNTGAGAMNSPSRSEMLETIRAVAARTWEVTEDSGKKALTEAELKSRADEWANEAGVGGRTLVYQKYGAGPTAYPLLEAPGVKPWTDWTVPMSMREVEPGVRLVMEDARSTNDPAWRARVTEADGDDL is encoded by the coding sequence ATGGCCGATCTGACCACGACCACCGAGCCATCCGTCAGCGCCTGGATCGTCAAGAGGACGTCCAGCGCGCCCCGTTATTCCGTGCGTATCGGCGTCGGGTCGACCGCTCACGGTGCAATCGAGGAGGGCCACTGGGCCGTCGTTCTGGACGATGGCGGCAACGTCTCCGAGGTGGGTCGTATCCTTCGCATCCGCTCGGACCTCGACGGCGCCACGATCCATTTCGACCATTGGCACGCCATAGGCCCGTCGGTGCCCCTCGTGGACCTCGGCCTGACCGCCCCGACGGGACCGGCCGCGCGACTGCTATGGGACGATTTCCTTCGCGTCCTGCCGCTGCTCGGCGTCGCAAAGCCGGGGGCGCTGCCGCTGATCGAAGACGTCGTCTACGTCCGGGATCTTCTCGAGCTGGCCGTGCGTGACGATCTGCTCGGCCCGGCCGGCGGGCCGCACGAGCTCATCAAGGATATGAGCGTCCGAGACCGCTACCTGGTCGGTAAGCTCGCACCACGTCGGCCCGATGAGGATGAAGCGCCCCGCGTCGAACCCGCTGCCGCAGCGGATGAAATTGGCGATCTCGAGGACGAACGAACGGCGCCGATCCACGAGCCTGGTGCCGAATTCGCAAGCGCATCGGGGCGTGTCGAACCAGAAGACGACGCTCTCGACGAGATCGACACCACGAACAACCAATCCCTCGTACCGTCGAGCATGGGTCTGACGTTCTGTGTTGCGCCCGATGTGAACTCGCTCGCCGTCGAGGCCCGATGGGGACGCTATGAGCGCGTGCCCAACGATGAGCATGATGTCGTAAAGGTCCGCAAAAATCGGGAGACCGGCAAGGAGGAAGAAACCAAGGTCAAGGTGTGGAAGCGAATTCCGTGCGGCGGTGTCGTCTCGTTGCCGCTCACAGACGGGCAGATAAGGCCCTCCACACCGGATCGGGAGCAGCCCGACGTTCGCCTCCAAGGCACCGTGCGGACCAACAGCAAAGGGGAACGGCTCGTCACCCTGTTCCTCGTGAACGGGCAGTTGGAGCCGGAAGACAACAAGGACCGGGCCTGGCTCTTCCAACCGGAGATCGCCGTCACCGCTCCCGAGGGTGCCCAGGATAAGTCGGTCTTCCGGCGACGTTCGAGCAGCGAGATCATCGTCGATGACCCCGAGCGCGACCGGCTAGCTCTGATTTACCGCGATCGTCTCGAGTTCGCGGTCGGGCACGGCGTGTCGGTTCATGCCGCGACAACGCCCGATGACGTTGCCAAGGCACATCACATTCGGACCGAGATCATCCCGCGCTATGAGGTCGCGGTGACGGAAACGCCGGGCCTCGATCCGAAGGACCGCCCGGCCATGCGCCGGATGGTCGATCAAGGCTGGCTCGACATGTCGCGCCTGGCGGAAATGGAATCGGACGAGCTGCGCGAAGCGCTCTCATGCTTGATCGACGACTACGCGCTCTGGATCGAAGAGCAGCGGAAGCGGCTGGAGACTGAAATCACCGGCTTCGACGATTCCGGCCGAGACGCGATCGCACGATGCGAGGAGACCTTGCGCCGTCTTCGCGAGGGTATGGGCACCCTCTTTTCTGATGACAGCGCATTGAGAGCATTTCGCTTCGCCAACCAGTCGATGGCTCTGCAACGGGTGCGCAGCCTCTATGCCCTCAAGCGGCGACGGAACGAGGAAGTCGACGTCACGACACTGGATATTCCAAAGAATAGGTCATGGCGGCCATTCCAGTTGGCGTTTCTGTTGTTGTCGGTACCATCGCTGGCCGATCCAGCCCACCCGGACCGCACGAAACCGGTAGAAGCGTTCGCCGATCTGCTGTGGTTCCCGACGGGCGGCGGCAAGACCGAGGCCTATCTCGGGGTGGCGGCGTTCGCCATGGCAATGCGCCGCTTGAAAAATGATCTCGGAGAGCTCGACGCATCCCGCGGGCTCGCCGTGATCATGAGATACACACTGCGTCTTCTGACATTGCAGCAGTTCCAGCGAGCGACTGCCCTACTCTGCGCGATGGAGGTGATCCGCCGCGCCGACGAGAAGATCTGGGGTAGGGAGCCCTTCTCGCTCGGGCTATGGGTCGGCAACCGAGTCACGCCCGGCAGGACCGAGGATGCGCATCAGGCGATCGAAGCTTTGCGCAATGGTGATCGGAACAGATCGGGCATCGCCTCACCCGCCCAGTTGACGAGTTGCCCGTGGTGCGGTTCCGAAATTTCTCCGGGCCGTGACATTGAGGTAGACAGGATCGTCGGCAGGACGCTCATCCACTGCGGTGACAAGCTCGGCCGTTGCGATTTCTCCAAAGCGCGCTCGAACGGCCAAGCTCATCCCGGCCTTCCGGTAAAGGTCGTGGACGAGGAGATCTATCACCGCCCTCCGACAATGATGATAGCGACCGTCGACAAGTTCGCCATGATGGCATGGCGGCCCGAGGTCCGAAATCTCTTCGGCCGAGTAGATCAGGAGTGCGAACGCCACGGTTTGCTTTGGCCGGGCCACGACTGCGGTACGGGCCACCGCGCTCGCGGCGCACATCCTGCCGCGAAGGTGAAGCCGGTACGGGCCATCCGGCCTCCCGACCTCATCATTCAGGACGAGTTCCACCTCATCAGCGGCCCGCTCGGCACGATGGTCGGCCTCTATGAGAGCGCCGTCGATGAGCTGAGCAGTTGGCCGCTTGGTGAGACCAAGGTCCGGCCAAAAGTCGTTGCTTCCACTGCAACGGTGCGGCGCGCCGAGGACCAGGTGCGCAACGTCTTCATGCGGCGAATTTCTGTGTTCCCACCTTCCGGCCTCGATGTCGAAGACAACTTCTTCTCCGTTCAGCGGCCCATCGAAGAAAAGCCCGGCAGGCGGTACATGGGAATATGTGCGCCCGGCAGCTCTCGCCCCGCCGTTCTGATCAGAACGTACACGGCCTTCCTCACCGCGGCCCAAGCTCTCTTCGACCGGTTCGGCCCAGTCGCCGATCCGTATATGACCCTCGTCGGCTACTTCAACTCGCTGCGTGAACTCGGCGGAATGAAACGCCTCGCAGAAGACGACGTCCAGACGCGTTCCTTCCGCGTGAGCATGAGCCTCGTCGATCGACCGGGCTTGTCGCAACGCCGGGTCGACGATGTCCGTGAGTTGACGTCGCGCGTCTCCAGCCACGATATCCCGCGCTACCTCGATCAGCTCGAAGTGCCCTTCGACGGGACATTCGATCCGGCCACAGGCAAATGGGCTTCGAGCAGGAATCCGGGAGATCCTCGCCCGATCGATGTCGTCCTGGCGACGAACATGCTTTCGGTCGGCGTCGACGTGAACCGGCTAGGCGTCATGGTCGTCAACGGCCAGCCAAAGGGCACGGCCGAATATATCCAAGCTACCAGCCGCGTGGGCCGCACGCCCCCCGGCCTGGTCGCCACCGTACTCACGTGGGCGCGGCCGCGTGATCTCTCGCATTACGAGACGTTCGAACATTATCACGCGACCTTTTATCAGCACGTCGAGGCGCAGTCGGTCACACCATTCTCACCCCGAGCGCTGGACCGCGGACTCACCGGCGCAATGCTCTCGATCATGCGCCACTCCTACGACCCGTTCGCCCCGAACACCGGTGCTGGTGCAATGAACAGCCCGAGCCGCAGCGAGATGCTGGAAACCATTCGAGCCGTCGCCGCCCGGACGTGGGAGGTCACGGAAGACTCGGGCAAGAAAGCATTGACCGAGGCGGAGTTGAAGAGCCGCGCAGACGAATGGGCCAATGAAGCTGGTGTCGGTGGCCGCACGCTCGTCTATCAGAAATATGGTGCGGGTCCGACTGCTTATCCGCTGCTCGAAGCACCAGGTGTCAAGCCTTGGACCGACTGGACCGTCCCGATGTCGATGCGTGAGGTCGAGCCCGGAGTGAGATTGGTGATGGAAGACGCACGCTCGACGAATGATCCGGCTTGGCGAGCTCGGGTGACCGAAGCGGACGGGGACGACCTATGA